The DNA sequence TCTGCTGTTTCACCTGCCGCTACGCTACGAAGACCGCACCCAAATCTATCCCATCGCCGCCCTCTATCCCGGTAGCTACGGCACCATAGAGGGGATCATACAATCGACCCAGATCGTCCAGGGCCGCAAGCGTATGCTCACCTGCACGGTGCGTGACGACTCGGGCACCATAACCCTGCGCTTCTTCAACTTCTCCGCCGCCATGCGTAACGGCCTCGAAGAGGGCGAGCGCATTCGCGCCTATGGCGAGGTGCGTCGGGGCAAGCTTCACCGGGAGATCATCCACCCGGAATACAAGATGCTCAACGGCGAGAGCGACTTTAGCCTCAGCGATACCCTGACCCCCATCTACCCGACCACAGAGGGACTCAAGCAGGCCAGCTGGATCCGTTTGACGGATCAGGCCCTGGCGCTGCTGGCCCATGGCGCCCTGACCGAACTATTGCCGCCTCAGCTGAGGCCCAATCAACTCTCATTGGTCGACGCGTTGCAGTTGCTGCACAGACCCCCGAGCGAGGTCAGCCCCTTTGCCCTGGAGCAGGGCACGCATCCGGCGCAGCAAAGGCTGATCCAAGAGGAACTGCTGGCCCACAACCTGAGCATGTTACAGCTCAGGGCCCGCAGCAATCATGATAAGGCCATCGCGATGCAGCCCACCGGGCAGCTACTCAATCCCTTCCTGGCATCCTTACCCTTTAAGCCCACTGGCGCCCAGCAGAGAGTGGTAGCCGATATCACCCAAGATCTCGACAAGGCACACCCTATGATGCGCCTGGTGCAGGGCGATGTGGGCTCGGGCAAGACGCTAGTGGCGGCGCTGGCGGCGCTACAGGCCATAGAGAGCGGCTATCAGGTGGCCATGATGGCGCCGACGGAACTGCTCGCCGAGCAGCACGCCAACAACTTCGCCGCCTGGTTTGAACACCTCGGCCTAACGGTCGGCTGGCTGGCGGGTAAGCTCAAGGGCAAGGCGCGGGCGCAGTCGCTGCAGCAGATTAAGAGCGGCGAGGCCCATATCGTCATCGGCACCCACGCCATCTTTCAGGAGCAGGTGGAGTTCAATCGCCTGGCGCTGATCATCATCGATGAGCAGCACAGGTTCGGGGTGCATCAACGTCTGGGGCTGCGAGAGAAAGGGATCAGGCAGGGCTTCCACCCACATCAGCTGATCATGACGGCAACCCCTATCCCCCGCACCTTGGCGATGACCGCCTATGCAGATCTCGATACCTCCATCATCGACGAGCTGCCGCCGGGGCGTACGCCGGTGACCACGGTCGCCATCTCAGACAATCGCCGCGGTGAGGTGATCGATCGCGTGCGCCAGGCCGCGCTGCAAGATGGGCGTCAAGCCTACTGGGTCTGCACCCTGATCGAAGAATCTGAGGTGCTGGAATGTCAGGCCGCAGAAGACACGGCCGAGGAGCTTAAGCAGCTGCTGCCCGAGCTCGCCATCGGCCTGGTGCATGGCCGCATGAAACCCGCCGAGAAACAAGCGATCATGGACGCCTTCAAGGCCGGCAGCATACAGCTACTGGTGGCCACTACAGTGATCGAGGTGGGGGTCGATGTGCCCAATGCCAGCCTGATGATCATCGAAAACCCCGAGCGTCTGGGGCTCGCCCAGCTGCATCAGCTGCGGGGGCGTGTCGGCCGCGGCGCCGTGGCCAGCCACTGTGTGCTGCTCTACAAGGCGCCGCTTTCCCACACCGCCACCCAGCGCCTGGGAGTGCTTAGAGACAGTAACGACGGCTTCGTGATCGCCCAGAAAGATCTGGAGATCCGCGGGCCGGGTGAGGTCTTAGGCACCAAGCAGACAGGTATCGCCGACATGAAGATAGCGGACTTGGTACGGGATCAGGCCCTCATCCCCCACATACAGAAACTGGCCCAACATGTGATGCAAGAGGTGCCGGAAAATGTTGACGCCATAGTGCTGCGTTGGTTAGGGGAGCGCCAGCAATACGTGCAGGCCTAACTCAGCTAACAATTAAATATTTTTTATTTCACTGGCCGCCCCTAGACAAGCCCGGTGAATTTTGCAGAATGGAAAGAGGCCTCTGTGGTCACAGGGCTTATTCCAGCCACAATTCAAGGAAATCTCATGCAAGTCAGTCAAGAAGATAGAATTGCCCCACAGACAGCGCGCAGCGGGATCAATGCGCTCAGCATTGCCGTGGTGATCATACTAGTGTTGCTCGCCGCCGGCGCCTACTATTTCCTGGGCAGTGACGAGCCCGCGCCCGAGCCTGAATTGCCAGCCCCTATTACCCTGCCTGAGCCAGAGCCGGAGCAGCCCTTGCCAACCGATGCGGCCCTGCCTGAGCCAGAAAACCTGGCGCCGGAGCCTGAAGCACAGGTAGAAGAAGCACCAGCCGAGGCGGTTGAGACCCTACCGACACTGGCCGAAAGCGATCAATATGTTCATGACAAGACGGTCGAAGTCGCCAACGGCATGAAGATAGACCCGCTACTGGTCGAAAAAGATATCGTCAGACACTTCGTGGTGTTCGTCGACAACCTGGCCCAAGGCGAGCTGGCCCGGAAGGTGAGCCCACTCAAGGCGCCCAACAGCAAGTTTACCGTCTCCGAGGTAACCAACAAGACCTACCTCAATCCCGACAGCTACCATAGGTATGATCTCTATGCGAACTTCGTCGATAACCTGGACGAGGAGCAGCTGCTTAGCACCTATAACAAGGTGAAGCCGCTGCTGGGTGAGGCCTTTGCCGAGCTGGGTTATCCCGACATGAATTTCGATGACCGTATGGTAGAGGCGATAGACGTCATGCTATCCGCCCCCGTCATCGACGCGCCGATTGAGCTGGACAGCGTCAGCGTAAACTATAAGTTTGTCGACCCTCAGCTCGAGAGCCTGCCCAACGCCCAGAAGCTGATGATCCGCATGGGTCCGGAAAACAGCAAGAAGGTCAAGGCCGCCCTGCGTAAGCTCAAGAAGCAGCTCAAACAGTCATAACCTCCAGCTCGCCCACCTCCCCGTGGGCGAGCTCCCTCCTACCTCCTCAGTTCACACTATCTAGCAACAGATCAATCACATATTTATGTCACCCGTCAAAGGGTGTACAATAGCCGCCCCACAAATACACCTTGTGGCTCAGTTTCTGGTTATGGAAAACATCAGCAAGACGCTGTATTTAGAGGCAAAGTAGTGCGGTTACACTTTCACATTCATTCTGCGGGCGCCTGGTCTCCCCTATACCAGTGCTTAAGCGATTGGCAAACATGGCCAACGCCGCCGGCAGATGCCGAGCAGCTCGCTCTGGCCGCCCCGGCGCTGAAGCAAGTGCCCGCCATGCAAAGGCGACGCTTTAGCAAGCTCACCAAGATGCTGTTGGATGTCGCCTTTCAGTGCGATGCGCCCGCCCAATGCCGTACTATCTTCGCCTCTCGCCACGGCGAGCTTAACCGCACAGTGGATCTGCTGCAGGACATAGTGCGCCAGCAGCCCATTTCGCCCATAGGTTTCAGCCAATCGGTGCATAACACCGCCAGCGGCATCTTCAGCATATTGACAGATAACCGCGCGCCTTCGACCTCGATCGCCGCCGGTGAGGCCACCCTCATCCAGGCCCTTGTCGAGGCCTATGGACAACTGGCGGAAGATAACGCGCCGCTGCTGCTGGTGTTTGGCGACGAGCCTGTGTCAGATATCTACAAAGAATTTACCCAGGAACCCGAGCTGCCGCTCGCCATCGCGCTGCAGTTGTCGCTATGCCAAGATCAGGTTTCAGGCACTCAGCTAGTCATTGAGACCAAGCCAGATGCCACCGAATTGGCGGCGGCGCAGCCGCTGAGCTTTGGCCAAGTGATCCACGCCATCGCCAGCCAGCAACCGCTCGAGGGGCGCCTGAATCAATACCTGGTGCGGATCTGTCATGACTAGTCAGGTCGTCGCCAAACGCCTGACCGGCATCGCCTATATTCCTCGCTGGCTGGGCGGGGTGAGCTGCTATATCGCCTTCGGTTTGGGAGGCCTGCTCAGCTCACTCACCATATTGCCGGTGCTGAGGTTCTGGCCCGGCAGCCAGCAGGTGCGCATCGCCCGGGTGCAGCGCGCTGTGCACCTGATGTTTCGTGGCTTCGTGCGTATGCTCACCTGGGCCGGGGTGATTCGGGTGACCACCCAAGATCTGCAACGGCTGGAAAGTGCCAAGGGCAAGGTGATCATCGCCAACCATCCGACCCTGGTCGACGTGGTGGTGCTGATCAGCCTGATGCCCAATGTCGGCTGTATCGTCAAGCAGGGACTATGGCGTAACCCCTTCCTGCGGGGCGTGGTCTCCTGCGCCGGTTATATTCCCAACCGCGGCGCCGATCTCCTCCTCAAGGATTGCAGCGAGGTGCTGGCCCAAGGCACTAACATGATCATCTTTCCCGAGGGCACACGTACCGTTAAGGGCGAGATAGTTAACGAATTTGCAAGGGGCGCAGCCAATATCGCCCTGCGCACAAACATAGACCTGATCCCCGTGGTATTAAGAACCAATGCCGTCGGCCTGACCAAGCAGGAACCCTGGTATGAGATACCTCGCCAAACCATAGGCATGAATGTCGAAGTAGGCGAAACTATCGAGCATATCAGGTATCATGCTCAAACGGGTGGAGACGCCAAGATGGCCCGTCAGTTGACGCGGGATCTCGAAGAATATTATAAACAACAACTTGATAAAAATTATGAGCTTACAAAACGAAATTAAACAACTCATCATAGATTGCCTGGATCTCGAAGATGTCAGCATCGACGACATCGACACAGATGCGCCGCTCTTTGGCGACGGTCTGGGACTGGACTCTATCGATGCACTTGAGCTGGGACTGGCCATCAAGAAGCAGTTCGATGTCAAAATCGAAGCCAACTCGGAAGCCACCAAGGCCCATTTCTACAGTGTTGCCAGCCTGGCAAGCTTTATCGAATCTCAACGCGGTTAGGAGGCAGCATGCAAAATCGTGAGCAAATTCTACAGATGCTGACTCAGATCCTGGTGGATGAGTTTGAAATCGATGCCGACGACATCACCCCAGAGGCATCCCTGTACCAAGAGCTGGATCTCGACAGCATAGACGCTGTGGATCTAGTGATTAAGCTACAACAACTCACGGGCAAGAAGATCCAGCCCGACGAGTTTAAGGCCGTGCGTACCGTCGACGACGTGGTAACGGCTATCGAAGGACTAGTGAAGCAGTAATGCGCCTGTTCCTGCAACTAGTCACCGGCCTAGTCGTGCTGGGGTACCCCCTGGCCGTCTACTTCGGCCTGAACTATTTGCCGCCGGGCGTGATCGCCCTCCTGCTCTGCTCTCTGCTCCTGCTCAGGCTCGCCTTGCAGAGGCAACAGGTCAGGGCCATGATGCTGCCAATCGTCGTGGGCATCTTCCTGACCGCGGGCAGCTACCTGGCGAAGCAGACTGCCTGGCTGCTCTACTATCCCGTGGTGATCAACCTGAGCATGTTGGCGCTGTTTGCCTACTCCCTCAAACATGGTCCCACCATGATAGAGCGTCTCGCCAGGCTGAAGGAGCCGGATCTTCCCGACGAAGCGATCCCCTACCTGCGCAAGGTCACCCAGATCTGGTGTGGTCTGTTTGTCTTCAACGGCGCCATGGCCCTCTACACCGCCAGCGCCACTAGCCTGGCGACCTGGACCCTCTATAATGGATTTATCGCCTATCTGCTGATCGGTACACTGCTCGGCGGAGAATGGTTATATCGCACCTTCTGGTTGAAAAAGTCATGACAGCCCTACTCAAACATTGGCTCAGGCATGGGCCGGCGAGCCAGCAGCTTATCAGCTTCAATCACCACGATATTCTGACGGGTGAGGCCTTTACCGCCCAAGTGGCCGCCATCTTCGAGGCCCTGAGCCAACACAAGGCGAAGCGCTGGCTGTTGGCCTGCGACAGCAGCGACCTGTTCGCGGTTGGCCTGTGCGCCGGTCTGCTGGCGGGTAAACAACTGATCCTGCCCGCCAACACCCAAAGCGGCACCCTGAGCGAACTCACCCATGAGTTCGATGCCGTGCTGGCAGACAGTCCGCTGTGCGAGGCCAAAGACTATGTCGCCCTGCATAAGGATCTCAAACATCCTGGCCCCTGGCCCACCAGCCAAACATTTGGCGAGTTAATCCTCTACACCTCAGGCTCCAGCGGACAGCCCAAGGCGATCACTAAGACGCTGGATCAGCTCGATGCCGAGGTGACGGTGCTGGAGCAGACCTTTGCCAATCACCTGCCCCAATGCAGCGTGATCGCCACCGTCTCCCATCAGCATATCTATGGTCTGTTGTTTAAGGTGCTCTGGCCCCTGGCCGCCAGTCGCCCCTTCTTGAGCGATCTGGTGGAGTACCCAGAGACCCTGACCTATTATGCCAACCTGTTCCCTAATCTCTGCCTGATCAGCAGCCCGGCGCAGCTCTCTCGCCTGCCAGATGCCCTGGAGCATCAGCCGCAGCTGCGCGCGCCCAGTCTGATCTTCAGTTCGGGCGGCCCGTTGAGCCTGGAGGCCGCCAATGCCATCGCCCACTGCTATGGCAAGCCGCCCATCGAGGTCTTCGGCAGCACGGAAACCGGCGGCATCGCCTATCGTCGTCAGCAGAACAACCAGCAGAGCTGGCGCGCCTTTGCCACCCATGAGATCAAGCAAGATCCAGACGACGGTGCCCTCTGGCTCAAGTCCCCTTATCTGGAAAGTAGCGACTGGCTCAGGTGTGACGACAAGATTCAGCTAATCGCTCCCGGTGAGTTCGTGTTGCAGGGACGACTGGATCGCATCGTCAAGATAGAGGAGAAGCGCCTGTCCCTAGTGCAGATGGAAGCCCTGCTGGAGAGCCACCCCTTGGTGGATCAGGCCGCGCTCGTGGTGCTGGAGCAGCCCAGGGTACAGCTAGGCGCCGCCATCAGGCTGTCTGCCGAGGGCAATACTTTGCTGGAACAGGAAGGTAAACTGGCGGTCAACAACGCCCTCAAGCAGCATCTGCTGAGTCAGTTTGAGCGTGTTACCCTGCCAAGACGCTGGCGTTACCCCGCCGAGCTACCGCTCAACACCCAGGGCAAGCGTATCCACAAGGAGCTGTTGGAGTTGTTTACACATGATTAAGTCAAACCTGCCACCCATCATGGCCAAACGTTGCCTGGAAGATGGCGTCGAATGGCAGCTGCGCATCGATGCCGACCTGCCCTATTTCGAGGGGCATTTTCCCGAGCAGGCGGTGCTTCCCGGCGTAACCCAACTGGATTGGGCGGTACAGCTGGGCGCCAGCGAATTTGGCTATGCGCCCCAGGTGAAGAGCCTAGAGGTGCTCAAGTTTCAACAGTTGATCCTGCCCGGCAGCGAGGTGCAACTGAAGATCAGCCTCAATCGCGCCAAACATAAGCTCACCTTCGCCTACTATCAGGGCGAGCAGCGCTTCGGCTCGGGCCGCGTCTGCCTGACGCCACACGACAACGAGGAGAGAGGCTGATGCAGCTGGCATTAGTCATCCCCAACTACAACCATCGCCAGGCGATCAAGGCTACCCTTGCACGCCTGGAGCCCTTGGGACTCACCTGTTATCTGGTTAACGATGGCAGCGACGACGAGACCCGACACCTGCTCTGCCAGCTGGCGGCGCAGCACGACTGGGTGCGCCTGCTGCATCATCCCTTCAACCGGGGCAAAGGCGCCGCGGTGATGACGGGCCTCAGGGCTGCCTATGCCGATGGTTTTAGCCATGCGCTGCAGGTAGACGCCGACGGTCAACACGATCTTGACGATATACCTAAGATGATCGAGACGGCTAAGGCTCAGCCCCATGCGCTGATCTCCGGCCTGCCGCAATACGATGAGTCCGTGCCCAAGGGGCGTCTCTATGGCCGCTATCTCACCCACTTCTGGGTCTGGGTCGAGACCCTGAGCCTGGATATTCGAGACTCCATGTGCGGTTTTCGCGTCTACCCTCTGGCCGCCACCGAGCAGCTGTTTCTCAACGAGGCACTGGGCGAGCGCATGGACTTCGATATCGAGGTACTGGTCAAGCTCTACTGGCAGGGCGTCGAGGTAAAACACCTGCCGACAAGGGTGATCTACCCAGAAGATGGCAGCAGCCACTTCCAGGGCTTCAAAGACAATGTGCGCATCTCCGCCATGCACAGCAAACTCTTCTTCGGCATGTTAAGACGCATGCCACAGCTACTGCGCCACAAGCGCAGCCGCCCCAAGACGGTGAAGCACTGGTCTCGCATGGGCGAGCGCGGCAGCTACTGGGGCATCAAGCTGTTGGCCACCAGTTATAAGCTGGGCGGCCACTGGCTATGCCGCGCCATCATGTATCCGGTGATCTGCTACTTCTTCGCCACCGGCCGCACAGCTCGGCACGCCAGCCAGACTTTCCTGCGTCAGGTGCAGCGACTCGAACCCAAACATCCGGATCTCCAGGGCGAGATAAACTGGCGCCACAGCCTCAAGCACTTCATCGCCTTCGGCAATGCGGCACTGGATCGTATCGACGCTTGGTGCGATCGCATCAAACTCAGCCAGGTCGACTTTCCCGACCGCGAGGTACTCGCCAAGCCGCTGGCCCAGGGACAAGGTGCCGTGCTGCTGGTCTCCCACCTGGGTAACCTGGAGCTTTGCCGCGCCATATCGATTCACCAGCGCAAGGTGAAGGTCAACGTCATGGTGCTGACCCAGAACGCGGAGAACTTCAACCGGGTACTGAAACAGCTAAACCCTGA is a window from the Shewanella loihica PV-4 genome containing:
- the recG gene encoding ATP-dependent DNA helicase RecG; translated protein: MDRLDLMAVTELKGVAAKMAQRLEKLGINTVQDLLFHLPLRYEDRTQIYPIAALYPGSYGTIEGIIQSTQIVQGRKRMLTCTVRDDSGTITLRFFNFSAAMRNGLEEGERIRAYGEVRRGKLHREIIHPEYKMLNGESDFSLSDTLTPIYPTTEGLKQASWIRLTDQALALLAHGALTELLPPQLRPNQLSLVDALQLLHRPPSEVSPFALEQGTHPAQQRLIQEELLAHNLSMLQLRARSNHDKAIAMQPTGQLLNPFLASLPFKPTGAQQRVVADITQDLDKAHPMMRLVQGDVGSGKTLVAALAALQAIESGYQVAMMAPTELLAEQHANNFAAWFEHLGLTVGWLAGKLKGKARAQSLQQIKSGEAHIVIGTHAIFQEQVEFNRLALIIIDEQHRFGVHQRLGLREKGIRQGFHPHQLIMTATPIPRTLAMTAYADLDTSIIDELPPGRTPVTTVAISDNRRGEVIDRVRQAALQDGRQAYWVCTLIEESEVLECQAAEDTAEELKQLLPELAIGLVHGRMKPAEKQAIMDAFKAGSIQLLVATTVIEVGVDVPNASLMIIENPERLGLAQLHQLRGRVGRGAVASHCVLLYKAPLSHTATQRLGVLRDSNDGFVIAQKDLEIRGPGEVLGTKQTGIADMKIADLVRDQALIPHIQKLAQHVMQEVPENVDAIVLRWLGERQQYVQA
- a CDS encoding DUF3014 domain-containing protein, which gives rise to MQVSQEDRIAPQTARSGINALSIAVVIILVLLAAGAYYFLGSDEPAPEPELPAPITLPEPEPEQPLPTDAALPEPENLAPEPEAQVEEAPAEAVETLPTLAESDQYVHDKTVEVANGMKIDPLLVEKDIVRHFVVFVDNLAQGELARKVSPLKAPNSKFTVSEVTNKTYLNPDSYHRYDLYANFVDNLDEEQLLSTYNKVKPLLGEAFAELGYPDMNFDDRMVEAIDVMLSAPVIDAPIELDSVSVNYKFVDPQLESLPNAQKLMIRMGPENSKKVKAALRKLKKQLKQS
- a CDS encoding beta-ketoacyl synthase chain length factor translates to MRLHFHIHSAGAWSPLYQCLSDWQTWPTPPADAEQLALAAPALKQVPAMQRRRFSKLTKMLLDVAFQCDAPAQCRTIFASRHGELNRTVDLLQDIVRQQPISPIGFSQSVHNTASGIFSILTDNRAPSTSIAAGEATLIQALVEAYGQLAEDNAPLLLVFGDEPVSDIYKEFTQEPELPLAIALQLSLCQDQVSGTQLVIETKPDATELAAAQPLSFGQVIHAIASQQPLEGRLNQYLVRICHD
- a CDS encoding lysophospholipid acyltransferase family protein; protein product: MTSQVVAKRLTGIAYIPRWLGGVSCYIAFGLGGLLSSLTILPVLRFWPGSQQVRIARVQRAVHLMFRGFVRMLTWAGVIRVTTQDLQRLESAKGKVIIANHPTLVDVVVLISLMPNVGCIVKQGLWRNPFLRGVVSCAGYIPNRGADLLLKDCSEVLAQGTNMIIFPEGTRTVKGEIVNEFARGAANIALRTNIDLIPVVLRTNAVGLTKQEPWYEIPRQTIGMNVEVGETIEHIRYHAQTGGDAKMARQLTRDLEEYYKQQLDKNYELTKRN
- a CDS encoding phosphopantetheine-binding protein is translated as MSLQNEIKQLIIDCLDLEDVSIDDIDTDAPLFGDGLGLDSIDALELGLAIKKQFDVKIEANSEATKAHFYSVASLASFIESQRG
- a CDS encoding acyl carrier protein, with amino-acid sequence MQNREQILQMLTQILVDEFEIDADDITPEASLYQELDLDSIDAVDLVIKLQQLTGKKIQPDEFKAVRTVDDVVTAIEGLVKQ
- a CDS encoding AMP-binding protein — translated: MTALLKHWLRHGPASQQLISFNHHDILTGEAFTAQVAAIFEALSQHKAKRWLLACDSSDLFAVGLCAGLLAGKQLILPANTQSGTLSELTHEFDAVLADSPLCEAKDYVALHKDLKHPGPWPTSQTFGELILYTSGSSGQPKAITKTLDQLDAEVTVLEQTFANHLPQCSVIATVSHQHIYGLLFKVLWPLAASRPFLSDLVEYPETLTYYANLFPNLCLISSPAQLSRLPDALEHQPQLRAPSLIFSSGGPLSLEAANAIAHCYGKPPIEVFGSTETGGIAYRRQQNNQQSWRAFATHEIKQDPDDGALWLKSPYLESSDWLRCDDKIQLIAPGEFVLQGRLDRIVKIEEKRLSLVQMEALLESHPLVDQAALVVLEQPRVQLGAAIRLSAEGNTLLEQEGKLAVNNALKQHLLSQFERVTLPRRWRYPAELPLNTQGKRIHKELLELFTHD
- a CDS encoding ApeI family dehydratase — encoded protein: MIKSNLPPIMAKRCLEDGVEWQLRIDADLPYFEGHFPEQAVLPGVTQLDWAVQLGASEFGYAPQVKSLEVLKFQQLILPGSEVQLKISLNRAKHKLTFAYYQGEQRFGSGRVCLTPHDNEERG
- a CDS encoding glycosyltransferase family 2 protein codes for the protein MQLALVIPNYNHRQAIKATLARLEPLGLTCYLVNDGSDDETRHLLCQLAAQHDWVRLLHHPFNRGKGAAVMTGLRAAYADGFSHALQVDADGQHDLDDIPKMIETAKAQPHALISGLPQYDESVPKGRLYGRYLTHFWVWVETLSLDIRDSMCGFRVYPLAATEQLFLNEALGERMDFDIEVLVKLYWQGVEVKHLPTRVIYPEDGSSHFQGFKDNVRISAMHSKLFFGMLRRMPQLLRHKRSRPKTVKHWSRMGERGSYWGIKLLATSYKLGGHWLCRAIMYPVICYFFATGRTARHASQTFLRQVQRLEPKHPDLQGEINWRHSLKHFIAFGNAALDRIDAWCDRIKLSQVDFPDREVLAKPLAQGQGAVLLVSHLGNLELCRAISIHQRKVKVNVMVLTQNAENFNRVLKQLNPDSALNLIQVTELGPSTSMLLQQKIEQGELVVIAGDRTSTSSEGRVFYAPFMGKAAPFPQGPFILASLLDCPVYLMFCLRENGRYRVHVEHFADTLKGPRAGRMERLQAAVNRYAERLEHYARRAPLQWFNFFDFWRKDDELLREAKPQTPNRTEK